The genomic interval CTTGCAGATACTTCAGCCATCCTCTGATAAGAACAGAAGGGAGAGTGACCTGTCTCAGCTGAGTCCCCCACCCCAGCACAGCATAAGCGAAGAGCAGAGTTCAGTCAACAGTGGCCTCTGGAGGCCCTGGTAAAGTCCTACAGACCGGAGCTCCACTCAAACAAACAAAATGGACCATGTTGGTCTAAGATTAATGTTGTGGACAGTAATGAGAATAGGAATATATATTCCTCATCTTCTTCTTATGCAGGAGGTTTTAAAAGTCTTGTTGTGACTGAGAacctctttttattttttttctatgAAAATGATCCAGTCGATGAACACTCCATTTTAGAAGTGTTCATTGAAATAATAACCATTTATGTTTCATGAAACGTGTTGATTATGTTTTAATTCATGATCAACAATAACTTGAATGGTCCTCCATGAGGATGTTTAAGCCAAAATAGGTTTTATATCTGTTTGTGATTGTCTATATGTTACCACTACATTTTGTAGTGATAAGGTAATATTGAAAAGTTATTGAATatgtaccagtctgttcaactTCCTCCATGATTAGACTTTACCCAAACTGGGTAATATATCTGTGTCAGATCAAAATTATAGAATTTGCTTGATGTGAATGTTATTCAGATAATTTCAGCAATGAAGATATTGCATATAAATGTGTATTCTCTCACATAGACCCCTTGTTAATTTTAAACAATGATGTTGTCTTTTATAAAGACGGTAAATGTGTTTCCTATACTCTGTTAGAGTATCATAAGTCTTGGAGAATTGTCCAAGTTCTGTTTGTGATGTTAAATCACTATTATTTGTCTATTCACGTTGAGTCAATTTTAATAAACtaaaaaagcaatcaaattaattgaTTCTTCACTTTTTTCCTTGTCTTTATTATTTACTAATCTCCTCACTCAAGAACATTAATGGGCTAAATTTCACATTTAGATTGTGCGGATTAAGCCCAAAAAGTGAATGCCCACAGCTAAAAGTttagaacattttgaaaataCTTATCTGGTAGCGCCCCCTGGTGTGCGATTAGCTCTTGAATTGTCCATGGGGCTGAACTAGAATTGACCGCCACTGAACATTGCAGCACTTTCTAAACTAAGTTACTAATGCCATTGCTAGCTAAGACTGATAAATGTTAGCCTACTTAGATAAATATGTTGGAAGTCATTCCACAATTGGCTCAATGCACCATGAGTCAGTGTGATAAGAGGGAAATAGATACAAGACAGAACCAATAGAATTAGTAGAAAATAATCAGGAATGTTTAATAAGTGGTTTCAATTACAACATGAAGTGGTATCAATTACAACATGAAGTGGTATCAATTACAACATGAAGTGGTATCAATTACAACATGATGTGGTATCAATTACAACATGAAGTGGTATCAATTACAACATGATGTGAAAATAATCATTGCTGAACTTGAAAAGATAAGTAACATCATACAACAAAACAGAGTATAACGCCTTTACAAAAGGCAAAATAATTTGAGAAGCTTACTCCCTATAATAATACAACTGCTTTGCAGCAGTGTTCGTCATACACTGTAGACAATTTCTGGGTACATCAAAACAAGATATGTGCAAATGTTGAACAACTGACAATAAAAAGCCCATACTGAAAATAAGACAAATCAACGACAGCATTGGTTGTTGGGTTGAGAGGAGCAAATATGATCCAAAATGTTCAGGTACGCTTCCCTAGTCTTGTGATGCAGTGATCATTGTCAGTAGGCTATTACCATGGCCTCCACAGAGAGCCTTGGGAACGCCGTGATGATGACCTTGATGTTGACCGCTTGGCTGCAGACCGCGCGTGCTGTTCACTTGACATGCTACTGGACAGGGCTGTTTTCTGAAGCACATAAAAGCGTTTGATCTCCTGTTGCTCTGCAGCCTGTAGAGGCTCGTGAAGGGTCAGGTGGCGGAGGGTCTCCTGCAGACACTGGGAGCAGCCCTGGGAGTAGGTGGGCGAAACGCCCGCATTGGTCTCCCTCTGTAGGAAACTCACCGCCAACTCCAAAATATCCGCTTTCTCCAGTTTGGATAAGCGCTGCTGCTGCTGGCCACACATCTGTCCTCTGTGGAGAAGTGTTCTCAGTTGCTCAATGCTGCTGTTCATGCGGTCTCTCCGAATTTTCTCCACAACGAGCTTCTGTAACTAAAGGAAggataaagaaaaaaatattagaCTATTGTTCGTGATAATTAAACTGaaaataaaaatatgaaaataaaatgGTGCTGTGCTTGTCAAATGCCGAGCATTCGGCTACTTACCTTATTACTGGATGAACAAGTAAGCCTATTGCTTTCAGCAAAAGGAGCCATGGCCGTTAGAAACAGGCCGT from Salvelinus fontinalis isolate EN_2023a chromosome 18, ASM2944872v1, whole genome shotgun sequence carries:
- the LOC129815875 gene encoding transcription factor HES-5-like, whose translation is MAPFAESNRLTCSSSNKLQKLVVEKIRRDRMNSSIEQLRTLLHRGQMCGQQQQRLSKLEKADILELAVSFLQRETNAGVSPTYSQGCSQCLQETLRHLTLHEPLQAAEQQEIKRFYVLQKTALSSSMSSEQHARSAAKRSTSRSSSRRSQGSLWRPW